From a region of the Dunckerocampus dactyliophorus isolate RoL2022-P2 chromosome 20, RoL_Ddac_1.1, whole genome shotgun sequence genome:
- the LOC129172953 gene encoding antigen peptide transporter 2-like isoform X2: protein MAKTSVLRQVFALTLALCLDACLVYAIVVAPLERTHATCSRLASTWAFALLRCLALTAATAAALGGLPPAPARLLVAHSALPAVLETGTAALRLDDNQCGVMADAHCWLMCAGASLAASLFWEVVVPDSGGDKEKRNKPRVLFMRVVRLYKPDYPVMLPGFLFLTLAVVCQMSVQFYTGKIIDNLRGHDLPSEFFSALLLMGLCSLGSSVGTGCRGGLFTWARSSFTCRVNGKLFEALTKQEVAFFETVKTGEITSRLSQDTSLMGDTACLNVNVLLRSLIKMVATMVLMLQLSWQLTFLVLMEVPVTGVIQNIYNTHEQRLKLAIQDSVAVASDAANEIISGIRTVRSFSAEKHEACHYDNRLLDTHALKTRRDTVRIVYLLLTELATQVLMLWYGRLFIQRGQMSTGDLVSFILYQSDLGDNIRALIYISCNMLNSVAAAAKVFEYLDREPRVSTEGELAPDQLQGHVVFRHLNFVYPTRPDVPVLQDFSLELKAGQMTALVGPSGEGKSTCASLLKRWYEPLDGEILLDGEPLGSYDHRFLSKKIALVSQEPVLFSGTVRRNIAYGLDDCSMDAVRDAARQADAHNFITQLEKGYDTDVGEGGSLLSKSERQRIAIARALVRRPQVLIVDEITSSLDEHSENKVLHALASRPNQTLLVIAHRLKTIEKARQIAVIGGGKVQERGTHRELLDKKGSYCKVREKLATAGSY, encoded by the exons ATGGCGAAGACTTCAGTCCTTCGTCAAGtgtttgctttgactttagctcTTTGCCTGGATGCCTGCTTGGTGTACGCGATCGTGGTGGCGCCACTGGAGCGCACGCACGCGACCTGCTCGCGTCTGGCGTCCACGTGGGCGTTCGCGCTGCTGAGGTGTCTGGCTCTCACCGCCGCCACGGCGGCCGCCCTCGGAGGCCTGCCGCCGGCACCGGCTCGCCTCCTCGTCGCGCACAGTGCGCTTCCGGCCGTGTTGGAGACCGGCACCGCCGCCCTGCGCCTGGACGACAACCAGTGCGGAGTGATGGCGGACGCGCACTGCTGGCTGATGTGCGCCGGAGCCTCGCTGGCCGCTAGCTTGTTTTGGGAAGTCGTCGTCCCGGACTCCGGTGGCGACAAAGAGAAGCGAAACAAGCCCAGAGTGTTGTTCATGAGAGTGGTCCGCTTGTACAAGCCTGACTATCCTGTGATGCTTCCTGGCTTCCTGTTTCTCACCCTGGCTGTTGTCT GTCAGATGTCCGTCCAGTTTTACACGGGGAAGATCATTGACAACCTGCGTGGTCATGACCTGCCAAGTGAATTCTTCTCAGCGCTGCTCCTCATGGGCCTCTGCTCTCTGGGAAG CTCGGTGGGCACAGGCTGCAGAGGGGGACTCTTTACGTGGGCCAGGAGCTCCTTCACGTGCAGAGTGAACGGCAAGCTGTTTGAAGCTTTGACCAAACAGGAAGTTGCATTTTTCGAGACCGTTAAGACGG GTGAAATCACCTCCAGGCTGTCTCAGGACACCAGCCTGATGGGGGATACGGCGTGTCTCAACGTCAACGTCCTGCTGAGGAGCCTCATCAAGATGGTGGCCACCATGGTCCTCATGCTGCAACTGTCATGGCAGCTGACATTTTTAGTGTTGATGGAGGTGCCCGTCACTGGCGTCATACAGAACATCTACAACACGCACGAGCAG CGGTTGAAGCTGGCCATACAGGACTCCGTGGCTGTGGCCAGCGACGCGGCCAATGAGATCATCTCGGGTATTCGGACGGTGCGGAGCTTCAGTGCAGAGAAACACGAGGCCTGTCACTATGACAACCGGCTGCTGGACACACACGCCCTCAAGACACGGCGGGACACCGTCAGGATTGTGTACCTTCTC ttgacAGAGTTGGCCACGCAGGTGCTGATGTTGTGGTACGGCAGGTTGTTCATCCAGAGGGGGCAGATGAGCACAGGTGACCTGGTCTCCTTCATCCTCTACCAGTCAGACCTCGGGGACAACATCAGG GCACTGATCTACATCAGCTGCAACATGCTGAACTCAGTGGCGGCCGCTGCTAAAGTGTTTGAGTATCTGGATCGAGAACCTCGGGTCAGCACCGAGGGGGAACTGGCACCCGATCAGCTTCAGGGACATGTGGTCTTCCGCCATCTGAACTTCGTCTACCCGACGCGCCCCGACGTACCTGTGCTACAG GACTTCTCTTTGGAGCTGAAAGCGGGTCAGATGACGGCGCTGGTGGGCCCATCGGGAGAGGGAAAGAGCACCTGTGCCAGTTTGCTGAAGCGCTGGTACGAGCCGCTGGACGGCGAAATCCTGTTGGACGGGGAGCCGCTGGGATCCTACGACCACCGCTTCCTCAGCAAGAAG ATCGCCTTGGTCAGCCAGGAGCCGGTGCTCTTCTCTGGCACCGTCAGACGCAACATCGCCTACGGGCTTGATGACTGCTCGATGGACGCCGTCCGGGACGCGGCTCGCCAGGCCGACGCCCACAACTTCATCACGCAGCTGGAGAAAGGCTACGATACAG ATGTGGGGGAGGGAGGCAGCTTGTTATCCAAGAGCGAACGGCAGCGGATCGCGATTGCTCGAGCGCTGGTTCGGCGGCCACAGGTCCTCATTGTGGATGAAATAACCAGCTCCCTGGATGAGCACAGTGAAAACAAG GTCCTGCACGCCCTGGCGAGTCGCCCCAACCAAACCCTGCTGGTGATCGCTCACAGACTCAAGACCATCGAGAAGGCCCGTCAGATCGCCGTGATCGGCGGCGGCAAAGTTCAGGAGCGGGGAACGCACCGAGAACTGCTGGACAAGAAAGGGAGCTACTGCAAAGTGAGAGAGAAGCTCGCCACAGCGGGAAGCTACTGA
- the LOC129172953 gene encoding antigen peptide transporter 2-like isoform X1 has protein sequence MAKTSVLRQVFALTLALCLDACLVYAIVVAPLERTHATCSRLASTWAFALLRCLALTAATAAALGGLPPAPARLLVAHSALPAVLETGTAALRLDDNQCGVMADAHCWLMCAGASLAASLFWEVVVPDSGGDKEKRNKPRVLFMRVVRLYKPDYPVMLPGFLFLTLAVVCQMSVQFYTGKIIDNLRGHDLPSEFFSALLLMGLCSLGSSVGTGCRGGLFTWARSSFTCRVNGKLFEALTKQEVAFFETVKTGEITSRLSQDTSLMGDTACLNVNVLLRSLIKMVATMVLMLQLSWQLTFLVLMEVPVTGVIQNIYNTHEQRLKLAIQDSVAVASDAANEIISGIRTVRSFSAEKHEACHYDNRLLDTHALKTRRDTVRIVYLLVRRLTELATQVLMLWYGRLFIQRGQMSTGDLVSFILYQSDLGDNIRALIYISCNMLNSVAAAAKVFEYLDREPRVSTEGELAPDQLQGHVVFRHLNFVYPTRPDVPVLQDFSLELKAGQMTALVGPSGEGKSTCASLLKRWYEPLDGEILLDGEPLGSYDHRFLSKKIALVSQEPVLFSGTVRRNIAYGLDDCSMDAVRDAARQADAHNFITQLEKGYDTDVGEGGSLLSKSERQRIAIARALVRRPQVLIVDEITSSLDEHSENKVLHALASRPNQTLLVIAHRLKTIEKARQIAVIGGGKVQERGTHRELLDKKGSYCKVREKLATAGSY, from the exons ATGGCGAAGACTTCAGTCCTTCGTCAAGtgtttgctttgactttagctcTTTGCCTGGATGCCTGCTTGGTGTACGCGATCGTGGTGGCGCCACTGGAGCGCACGCACGCGACCTGCTCGCGTCTGGCGTCCACGTGGGCGTTCGCGCTGCTGAGGTGTCTGGCTCTCACCGCCGCCACGGCGGCCGCCCTCGGAGGCCTGCCGCCGGCACCGGCTCGCCTCCTCGTCGCGCACAGTGCGCTTCCGGCCGTGTTGGAGACCGGCACCGCCGCCCTGCGCCTGGACGACAACCAGTGCGGAGTGATGGCGGACGCGCACTGCTGGCTGATGTGCGCCGGAGCCTCGCTGGCCGCTAGCTTGTTTTGGGAAGTCGTCGTCCCGGACTCCGGTGGCGACAAAGAGAAGCGAAACAAGCCCAGAGTGTTGTTCATGAGAGTGGTCCGCTTGTACAAGCCTGACTATCCTGTGATGCTTCCTGGCTTCCTGTTTCTCACCCTGGCTGTTGTCT GTCAGATGTCCGTCCAGTTTTACACGGGGAAGATCATTGACAACCTGCGTGGTCATGACCTGCCAAGTGAATTCTTCTCAGCGCTGCTCCTCATGGGCCTCTGCTCTCTGGGAAG CTCGGTGGGCACAGGCTGCAGAGGGGGACTCTTTACGTGGGCCAGGAGCTCCTTCACGTGCAGAGTGAACGGCAAGCTGTTTGAAGCTTTGACCAAACAGGAAGTTGCATTTTTCGAGACCGTTAAGACGG GTGAAATCACCTCCAGGCTGTCTCAGGACACCAGCCTGATGGGGGATACGGCGTGTCTCAACGTCAACGTCCTGCTGAGGAGCCTCATCAAGATGGTGGCCACCATGGTCCTCATGCTGCAACTGTCATGGCAGCTGACATTTTTAGTGTTGATGGAGGTGCCCGTCACTGGCGTCATACAGAACATCTACAACACGCACGAGCAG CGGTTGAAGCTGGCCATACAGGACTCCGTGGCTGTGGCCAGCGACGCGGCCAATGAGATCATCTCGGGTATTCGGACGGTGCGGAGCTTCAGTGCAGAGAAACACGAGGCCTGTCACTATGACAACCGGCTGCTGGACACACACGCCCTCAAGACACGGCGGGACACCGTCAGGATTGTGTACCTTCTCGTAAGGAGG ttgacAGAGTTGGCCACGCAGGTGCTGATGTTGTGGTACGGCAGGTTGTTCATCCAGAGGGGGCAGATGAGCACAGGTGACCTGGTCTCCTTCATCCTCTACCAGTCAGACCTCGGGGACAACATCAGG GCACTGATCTACATCAGCTGCAACATGCTGAACTCAGTGGCGGCCGCTGCTAAAGTGTTTGAGTATCTGGATCGAGAACCTCGGGTCAGCACCGAGGGGGAACTGGCACCCGATCAGCTTCAGGGACATGTGGTCTTCCGCCATCTGAACTTCGTCTACCCGACGCGCCCCGACGTACCTGTGCTACAG GACTTCTCTTTGGAGCTGAAAGCGGGTCAGATGACGGCGCTGGTGGGCCCATCGGGAGAGGGAAAGAGCACCTGTGCCAGTTTGCTGAAGCGCTGGTACGAGCCGCTGGACGGCGAAATCCTGTTGGACGGGGAGCCGCTGGGATCCTACGACCACCGCTTCCTCAGCAAGAAG ATCGCCTTGGTCAGCCAGGAGCCGGTGCTCTTCTCTGGCACCGTCAGACGCAACATCGCCTACGGGCTTGATGACTGCTCGATGGACGCCGTCCGGGACGCGGCTCGCCAGGCCGACGCCCACAACTTCATCACGCAGCTGGAGAAAGGCTACGATACAG ATGTGGGGGAGGGAGGCAGCTTGTTATCCAAGAGCGAACGGCAGCGGATCGCGATTGCTCGAGCGCTGGTTCGGCGGCCACAGGTCCTCATTGTGGATGAAATAACCAGCTCCCTGGATGAGCACAGTGAAAACAAG GTCCTGCACGCCCTGGCGAGTCGCCCCAACCAAACCCTGCTGGTGATCGCTCACAGACTCAAGACCATCGAGAAGGCCCGTCAGATCGCCGTGATCGGCGGCGGCAAAGTTCAGGAGCGGGGAACGCACCGAGAACTGCTGGACAAGAAAGGGAGCTACTGCAAAGTGAGAGAGAAGCTCGCCACAGCGGGAAGCTACTGA
- the LOC129172955 gene encoding proteasome subunit beta type-9-like has translation MLDQQDSEEVKTGTTIVAIEFDGGVVLGSDSRVSAGNSVVNRVMNKLCPLHQKIYCALSGSAADAQAISELLRSQLHLHSTEIEEEPRVGAAATMVKNFSYRYRDELSTHLIVAGWDRRGGGQVFSTLSGGLIRQPFAVAGSGSSYVYGFVDAEYRAGMSRAACQQFVLDTLALAMNRDGASGGVAYLVTVDEHSAEERVVLGNDLPAFFNG, from the exons ATGTTGGACCAGCAGGACTCAGAGGAGGTGAAAACCGGA ACAACAATCGTTGCCATAGAGTTCGATGGCGGGGTCGTGCTGGGCTCGGACTCGCGCGTGTCCGCAGG GAATTCAGTGGTGAACCGGGTGATGAACAAGCTGTGCCCCCTCCACCAAAAGATCTACTGCGCTCTGTCGGGCTCTGCGGCGGACGCTCAAGCCATTTCTGAGCTGCTCCGCTCCCAGCTACACCTTCACAG TACGGAGATAGAGGAGGAGCCCCGGGTTGGCGCCGCCGCCACCATGGTGAAGAACTTCTCGTATCGCTACAGGGACGAGCTGTCGACGCATCTCATAGTGGCGGGCTGGGACAGAAGAGGCGGAGGGCAG GTGTTTTCCACCCTCAGCGGCGGCCTGATACGACAGCCCTTTGCCGTTGCCGGCTCCGGCAGCTCGTACGTGTACGGCTTTGTGGATGCCGAGTACCGGGCGGGCATGAGCAGAGCCGCGTGCCAGCAGTTTGTGCTCGACA CGCTCGCTCTCGCCATGAACCGGGACGGCGCCAGCGGAGGCGTGGCCTATTTGGTCACCGTCGACGAGCACAGCGCAGAGGAGAGGGTCGTTTTGGGGAACGACTTGCCTGCCTTTTTTAACGGGTGA
- the LOC129172954 gene encoding class I histocompatibility antigen, F10 alpha chain-like, whose amino-acid sequence MNLLLFFLLAVQIHSVAPVVHTLKYFDTASSQVPNFPEFVSVGYVDEVQVVRYDSNSRRAEAKQDWMNKITAEDPHYWQIQTEKNVVSEQVNKNNIEVLKKLFNQTGGVHVVQWMSACEWDDETDEVHGWHQISYDGEDFISLDMKTWTYTAAKQQAFPNKLKLDQNKPQLDHHKYYYTEVCPSYLKKYVNYGRDVLMRTELPEVYLLQKTPSSPVSCLATGFYPDRADLFWRKDGEELHEDVEHGEMLPNHDGTFQMSSDLKVEVTADVEGKYECVFQLSGVEEDIVTKLERRSILSNASHEDNLSVAVAATVLLAAVVVVVVVKRHRNRRGEGRPCCLSSSSSRWKADYRPAGRPNADDGGAGLSEKMTAEG is encoded by the exons ATGAACTTGCTTTTATTCTTTCTTCTGGCCGTGCAAATACACAGCGTGGCGCCTG TGGTTCACACGCTGAAGTATTTCGACACTGCGTCCTCTCAAGTTCCAAACTTCCCAGAGTTTGTGAGTGTTGGTTATGTTGATGAAGTTCAGGTTGTTCGCTATGACAGCAACAGCAGGAGAGCAGAAGCCAAACAGGACTGGATGAACAAAATCACAGCAGAGGATCCACATTACTGGCAGATACAgacagagaaaaatgttgttagTGAGCAggtcaacaaaaacaacattgaagTTCTTAAGAAGCTTTTCAACCAAACTGGAg GTGTTCACGTTGTCCAGTGGATGTCTGCATGTGAATGGGATGATGAGACTGATGAGGTTCATGGTTGGCATCAGATAAGTTATGATGGAGAAGACTTCATATCGTTGGACATGAAGACATGGACATATACCgcagcaaaacaacaagctttccCCAACAAACTCAAGTTGGACCAGAACAAACCTCAACTAGACCACCATAAGTATTACTATACTGAGGTGTGTCCTTCTTACCTGAAGAAGTATGTGAACTATGGGAGGGACGTCCTTATGAGAACAG AGCTTCCAGAGGTGTACCTCCTCCAGAAGACGCCGTCCTCTCCGGTCAGCTGCTTGGCGACGGGTTTCTACCCCGACAGAGCCGACCTGTTTTGGAGGAAAGACGGCGAGGAGCTCCACGAGGACGTGGAGCACGGAGAGATGCTCCCCAACCACGACGGAACCTTCCAGATGTCGTCGGACCTGAAAGTGGAGGTGACGGCCGACGTGGAGGGCAAGTACGAATGTGTGTTTCAGCTGTCTGGCGTGGAGGAGGACATCGTCACCAAGCTGGAGAGAAGAAGCATCCTGAGCAACGCCAGCCATGAAG ACAACTTGAGCGTCGCCGTGGCAGCGACGGTCCTCCTGGCAgccgtcgtcgtcgtcgtcgtcgtcaagCGTCACAGAAACAGACGAGGTGAAGGACGCCCATGTTgtctgtcttcttcttcttctcggtGGAAAG CCGATTACCGTCCGGCCGGTCGTCCGAACGCCGACGACGGCGGTGCCGGGCTCTCAGAGAAGATGACGGCTGAAGGCTGA